A stretch of Desulfobaccales bacterium DNA encodes these proteins:
- a CDS encoding Nif3-like dinuclear metal center hexameric protein yields the protein MAISLKDLLNCLDEAWPFAWAAPGDRVGLLIGSPSRQVSRLLVALEASEAVVAEARELKADILLTHHPLLYAPVAEIREDRPAGRLLTQVIRADLAVVACHTNLDVAPGGLNDFLAARLGLTGAVPLAPQGRDPWLKLAVFVPVGYEDRVRAALFDDRVGVIDRYSHCSFAARGQGTYLPEEGARPWRGEVARLARADEVRLEVLLPESRAAAAVARMKAAHPYEEVAYDLYPLKNPAPPLGFGRVGDLPAPRSWEELVAQVREIFSVTGLRLWGRPPAAVRRVAVCGGSGGELINAAREAGAQVFITGEVRHHQAVPGFLEDFAVLEVGHFASEVVFMPAWADDLRRRLAAKDVAVDIQVSCREKPPCVIYPS from the coding sequence CCGGGTGGGCCTCCTGATAGGCAGCCCCTCCAGGCAGGTAAGCCGGCTCCTGGTGGCCCTGGAGGCGAGCGAGGCGGTGGTGGCGGAAGCCCGGGAGCTTAAGGCCGACATCCTCCTCACCCACCATCCCCTCCTCTACGCGCCGGTGGCGGAGATTCGGGAGGACCGGCCCGCCGGGCGCCTCCTGACCCAGGTCATCCGGGCCGATCTGGCGGTGGTGGCCTGTCACACCAACCTGGATGTGGCCCCTGGCGGCCTGAATGACTTTCTGGCGGCGCGCCTGGGGCTCACCGGGGCCGTGCCCCTGGCTCCCCAGGGGCGGGATCCCTGGCTGAAACTGGCCGTGTTTGTGCCCGTGGGCTATGAGGACCGGGTGCGGGCGGCCCTCTTCGACGACCGGGTGGGGGTCATCGACCGCTACTCCCATTGCTCCTTCGCCGCCCGGGGGCAGGGCACCTATCTGCCGGAGGAGGGCGCCCGACCCTGGCGGGGAGAGGTGGCCCGGCTGGCCCGGGCCGACGAAGTGCGCCTGGAGGTGCTCCTCCCCGAAAGCCGCGCGGCTGCCGCGGTGGCCCGGATGAAAGCCGCGCACCCCTACGAAGAGGTGGCCTATGATCTCTACCCCCTGAAGAACCCGGCCCCACCCCTCGGGTTCGGGCGGGTGGGGGATCTCCCGGCGCCCCGGAGCTGGGAGGAGCTGGTGGCCCAGGTGCGGGAGATTTTTTCCGTGACCGGCCTGAGGCTCTGGGGCCGACCGCCGGCGGCGGTCCGCCGGGTGGCGGTCTGTGGCGGCAGCGGCGGCGAGCTTATAAACGCCGCCCGGGAAGCGGGGGCCCAGGTGTTCATCACCGGGGAGGTGCGCCACCACCAGGCAGTCCCCGGGTTTTTGGAGGACTTTGCGGTGCTGGAGGTGGGCCATTTCGCCAGCGAGGTGGTCTTTATGCCGGCGTGGGCCGACGACCTCAGGCGCCGCCTGGCGGCAAAAGATGTGGCGGTGGACATCCAGGTATCCTGCCGGGAGAAGCCGCCTTGTGTCATTTATCCGTCGTAG